In Zingiber officinale cultivar Zhangliang chromosome 1A, Zo_v1.1, whole genome shotgun sequence, a genomic segment contains:
- the LOC122016421 gene encoding serine/threonine-protein kinase STY8-like, producing MEEEHFSWVLRSKFAHATRRPRTRSVSERELLAELSKEPDDVLSFHSNRFSPCEPPSGLKSSIAELQTQNSRKCLNFQCGDPWEGEKPNCLGADGSDFSFCPGGHPASKSDGLISPDVTGSRFSIYDLKTEGLSSSKVSSSSSSIKVKLGAKQNHKPDSNPKERSISPLPTTNLSDAFKEARLVKKRSSTPPSSRKKSDKVHGGHYEVSGRNTLEKSHPKHSFSFRAPDKSGARKESSWVSCFDHGGGKVAALEMTEKWNVDLCELYFGLKFASGAHSKLYHGIYKGQPVAIKIIRQPDDDDNGLFAARLEKQFTREVTMLSHLYHRNVIKLTGACKQPQAFCIITEYLPGGSLRAFLHKLEHKSLAIEKLVSIALEIARGMEYIHSQGVIHRDLKPENIIFDQDFCIKIVDFGIACEEAYCDALTEDDGTYRWMAPEMIKHKPYGRKVDVYSFGLLLWEMATGKIPYEEMTPIQAAFAVVDKNLRPPIPTNCPPPLKVLIEQCWSILPEKRPEFWQIVKVLEQFEAALSQDGTLNQLLNSSCQDHKKRLIHWMQKLKSH from the exons ATGGAGGAGGAGCACTTTTCTTGGGTGCTGAGGTCGAAGTTTGCGCACGCCACGCGCCGCCCCCGTACGAGATCGGTCTCCGAACGGGAACTGCTGGCCGAGTTGTCCAAGGAACCGGATGATGTTTTAAGTTTCCATTCTAATAGGTTTTCTCCCTGTGAGCCCCCGTCGGGACTGAAGAGCTCAATCGCGGAATTGCAGACGCAAAACTCCAGAAAGTGCTTGAATTTCCAATGTGGCGATCCATGGGAGGGAGAGAAGCCGAACTGCCTCGGTGCCGATGGCTCTGATTTCTCTTTCTGTCCTGGAGGACATCCGGCCTCGAAATCAGATGGATTGATCTCTCCTGATGTCACTGGTTCGAGGTTTTCAATTTATGATCTTAAAACAGAAGGATTGAGCTCTTCAAaagtctcttcttcttcttcttcaatcaAGGTGAAATTGGGTGCCAAACAAAATCACAAGCCAGATTCAAACCCCAAGGAAAGGTCGATATCACCTCTTCCCACCACCAACCTCTCTGATGCCTTTAAGGAAGCTCGCTTGGTCAAGAAGAGATCTTCGACTCCGCCGTCTTCCAGGAAGAAGAGTGATAAAGTTCATGGTGGGCACTACGAGGTTTCGGGGAGAAATACTTTGGAGAAGAGTCATCCGAAGCATTCATTTTCCTTCAGAGCCCCTGATAAGTCTGGAGCTCGGAAGGAATCTTCTTGGGTAAGCTGCTTTGATCATGGAGGAGGGAAGGTAGCTGCCTTGGAAATGACAGAAAAGTGGAATGTTGATCTTTGCGAGTTATATTTTGGCCTTAAGTTTGCTTCCGGTGCTCATAGTAAGTTGTACCATGGTATTTATAAGGGTCAACCTGTTGCCATTAAAATTATTAGGCAACCTGATGATGACGATAATGGATTGTTTGCTGCTCGACTTGAGAAGCAGTTCACTAGGGAAGTTACCATGCTGTCACATCTCTACCATCGCAATGTGATTAAG CTCACGGGGGCATGTAAGCAGCCACAGGCCTTTTGCATTATTACTGAGTATCTTCCTGGAGGCTCTTTAAGAGCATTTTTGCACAAACTTGAGCACAAATCTCTTGCTAttgaaaaactagtttctatTGCTTTGGAAATTGCACGAGGAATGGAGTATATTCATTCCCAAGGAGTTATTCACCGTGACTTGAAGCCTGAGAACATTATTTTCGATCAAGATTTTTGCATAAAGATTGTTGATTTTGGAATTGCATGCGAGGAAGCATATTGTGATGCACTGACAGAGGATGATGGCACTTATCGTTGGATGGCACCTGAGATGATCAAACATAAGCCATATGGCCGGAAGGTTGATGTGTACAGCTTTGGATTGCTCTTATGGGAGATGGCAACAGGGAAAATTCCATATGAGGAAATGACACCAATCCAAGCGGCTTTTGCAGTGGTCGATAAG aacTTGCGGCCGCCCATTCCTACCAATTGTCCTCCACCTCTGAAAGTCCTGATAGAGCAATGCTGGTCAATACTTCCAGAGAAGCGACCTGAATTTTGGCAAATTGTCAAGGTTCTGGAGCAGTTTGAGGCCGCTCTATCTCAAGATGGAACCCTAAATCAGCTTCTGAACTCGAGCTGCCAGGATCATAAGAAACGATTAATCCATTGGATGCAAAAGCTCAAAAGTCACTAA